Proteins found in one Borreliella burgdorferi B31 genomic segment:
- a CDS encoding immunogenic protein P37: MNLIIKVMLISSLFSSFISCKLYEKLTNKSQQALAKAFVYDKDIADNKSTNSTSKLDNSSLDSIKDNNRSGRTSRALDDAEEIGVKESNQNRNDQQQNNESKVKESEKNNSSGIQADDSVLDTAHSDASEVENKKHDTSRQPQLLNKDSSEAREASKIIQKASTSLEEAEKVNAALKETRSKLDKIKRLADSAKSYLNNARKNSRTNGSILEILPNLDKAIEKAISSYASLNVCYTDAIAALAKAKNDFEHAKRKANDALEEALKDIPHFRGYNYLYHYRINNANDAMESAKSLLEVAKNKQKELNENMTKTNKDFQELNDIYKKLQDMDSR, translated from the coding sequence ATGAATTTAATAATTAAAGTGATGTTGATATCCAGTTTATTTTCTAGCTTTATCTCTTGTAAATTATATGAAAAGCTTACAAATAAATCGCAACAAGCTTTAGCTAAAGCTTTTGTCTATGATAAAGATATAGCTGATAATAAAAGTACAAATTCTACTTCTAAACTAGATAATAGTTCTCTAGATTCTATAAAAGACAACAACAGAAGTGGTCGCACATCTAGAGCTTTAGATGATGCTGAAGAAATTGGGGTAAAAGAAAGTAATCAAAACAGAAATGATCAACAACAAAATAATGAAAGTAAAGTAAAAGAAAGTGAAAAAAACAATAGTTCAGGTATACAAGCAGATGATAGTGTTTTAGACACAGCTCATTCCGATGCTAGTGAAGTAGAAAACAAGAAACATGATACTAGCAGACAACCTCAACTACTTAATAAGGACTCTAGTGAAGCTAGAGAAGCTAGTAAAATTATACAAAAAGCTTCTACCTCTTTAGAAGAAGCTGAGAAAGTAAATGCAGCTTTAAAGGAAACAAGATCAAAACTTGATAAGATAAAAAGATTAGCTGATAGCGCTAAATCTTATTTAAATAATGCTAGAAAAAATTCTAGAACTAATGGTTCTATACTAGAAATATTGCCTAACCTTGATAAAGCAATTGAAAAGGCTATTAGTAGTTATGCCTCTCTTAATGTTTGCTATACTGATGCAATTGCTGCTTTAGCAAAAGCTAAGAATGATTTTGAGCATGCAAAAAGAAAAGCAAATGATGCTTTAGAAGAAGCTTTAAAAGATATACCTCATTTTAGGGGGTACAATTATCTTTACCATTACCGGATAAATAATGCTAATGATGCAATGGAGAGTGCTAAAAGTTTGCTAGAGGTTGCTAAGAATAAACAAAAAGAACTTAATGAAAATATGACTAAGACAAATAAGGACTTTCAAGAGTTAAATGATATATATAAAAAATTGCAAGATATGGACTCTAGATAA